A single Pseudomonas sp. DC1.2 DNA region contains:
- a CDS encoding transposase yields the protein MQPTRRSYSKSFKAQVIQECAQPGASIASIALSHSLNVNLVHKWIRVQVQKSTALQPAFIP from the coding sequence ATGCAGCCAACACGCCGTTCGTATTCCAAATCCTTCAAAGCCCAGGTCATTCAAGAGTGTGCCCAACCCGGCGCATCGATTGCCAGCATCGCCCTCAGCCATAGCCTTAACGTAAACCTCGTTCACAAATGGATTCGGGTGCAAGTGCAGAAAAGCACGGCGCTTCAACCAGCATTCATCCCCTGA